Genomic window (Propionibacteriaceae bacterium ZF39):
TTCCTGCCGGTGGACTTCCCGGTCTATGAGGCTGCGAGTGACCAGGTCATGGCCACCCTGAAGGCTTGGCCGGGAGCCGTGGTGGAGGTGCTCGGCTGGGGCGAGGCGTTCGTGGGGATCGAGACCGAGGATCCGGAAGGCCAGGCGCGGGGCGTGCAGGCTGCGGTGTTCGACGCCACGGGCCTGCACTGCTCCATCGGCATCGGCGACACGCTGGTGAAGGCGAAGACTGCGACGGAGTTCGGGAAGCCCCAGGGAACCTTCGTCCTCACGCGCGAAAACTGGGCCGAGGTCATGGGCGAGCGGCCAGTCACCGATCTGTGGGGGATCGGGAAGAAGATCGGCGCGCGGCTCAATGCGATCGACATCGTCTCGGTGAACGACTTAGCGGCGGCGGAAGTCGAGGCTCTGATCGAAGCCTTCGGGCCGAGCTCTGGGGCGTACCTCTCGGAGCTGGGGCGCGGCGACGGCCGCGCCTGGCCGGACGATTCACCGTGGGTGCCGCGGGCGCGCGGGCACGAGACCACCTATCAGGCCGATCTCACCACGGCGGAGGTTCCTGCGGCTCTCGGTGAGCTGGCCGAGCAGGTCATGCAGGACCTGCGGAAGGAAGGCCGGCCCTGCGCGCGGGTGCACCTGAAGGTGCGGTTCGCGCCGTTCTTCACGAAGATGCGGGTACGCAAGCTCCGCGAACCGACCTGGGACCCCACCGTGGTCGCGGCCACCGCCCTGGACCTGTTCACGGAACTCGGGGACGAGCGACGGGTACGCCTGCTGGGGATCAGGGGCGAGATGGTGCCGCCGCCGGAGGGGTACTGACCGTTCCTGCGACAATGCTGCGGTGTTGACCATCGAGGGCCCCATCGCATCGTCTGCGGAACTGCTGACCCACGTCGTGTCGCGGATCGAGTCCGGTGAATGGATGGCGGGGGACCGGTTGCCGAGCGTACGCCGGCTCGCCGAGCAGCTGGGTCTGGCCCCGAACACCGTTGCCAAGGCCTATCGCGAACTCGAAGCGGCCGGCTGGGTCCACACGGCCGGGCGCCGGGGCACCCTCGTCGCGAGCCGTGAGGCCGGAGATGTCGAGGGACAGGCACTCGCCCTGGCGCGGGCGTACGCCCGGGAGATGCGGGGACTGGGACTGACCCCCGAGGCGATGGTGAGCTATCTCAATCGGGCCCTCGTGCAGGCCGAATAACGTCCGCGTGGTTTACGGATGCGACAGACCGGGGCGAATCATGTAAGCTCACTCCTCGGTCGGCAACGACCACGACAACACAACAGACGGGCTGTAGCGCAGCTTGGTAGCGCACTTGACTGGGGGTCAAGGGGTTTACCCCGCTCTGGTCGGCCCGAACAACTGAAAATCCATGCCACGGGCTGTGGCGCAGCTTGGTAGCGCACCTGACTGGGGGTCAGGGGGTCGCAGGTTCAAATCCTGTCAGCCCGACGTAAAAGCCCAGGTGAGAGCAGGTTTCTCACCTGGGCTTCATCATGTCCAGGGATCGGTTTCCGTGGTCCCCCTCTGGTCCCCCTGGAGTGGTGCCGGACGGTCGCCTGTGGACAGCCGGACCGCCTCGGCCCGCTCCCCTGTGGATAAGGGGACCAAAAGGGGACCAGAACGCCTGCGCGGCCACTCGCACCGGCGCGGGCGCATTACAGGCGCCTGGCTGAGGGGCCGCTGCGCCGAGCTTGCTTGCGCTGTCCGGCGGCGGAAAGGAAGGCGTTGGCCTGCTCGGCTGCCGAGGCGAGGTGCCGGTCGTCGGGGTGGAGGTAGCCGCGGGTGGTTTCCATCGAGGCGTGCCCGAGGATGTCTTGGAGGACGTGTAGCGGGATGCCGGCGTCGGCCATCCAGGTCGCCCCGGTGTGGCGCAGGCCATGCCGGGTGAGGTCGGGTAGTCCGAGCTTCGCGACGATGCTGTCCCAGTCGGTGGCGTCGCGGACGGTCGCGGTGGTGAGGTAGCCGCCCTTCGGGCCGACCAGCAACGAGTCTTCGGACCGCTTGCCTTCGGTGAGGCGTTCCAGCACCGGCCGGAGCGGTTCGAGGATCGGCACCCGGCGCTCTTTGCGGCTCTTGGTCGGCTTGGTCACCAGGCCGCCCTTGCCGGGGAAGACCTGCCTGCGGATCACGACGAGGTTCTTGCCGAAGTCCACGTCTCCGACCTGCAATCCGGACACCTCCGAGGACCGTGCGGCCAGCAGCGCGGCGAGCATCACGAAGTCGCTGTAGGACTGGTGCACCTTTCCGCACGCCTTGGCGAGCCGGTTGAGGGTCTTCATGTCTGGGATCGCGTGCGCCCGCGGGGAGGACTGTTCGGCGGACTGGCCGCGGAAGGCGTTGCGGTTCAGGCTCCGCTTGGCGCGGTTCTTGGCGGGGTTGATCTGGATCAGCCCGTCCCGGACCGCTTCATCGAGCACGCGGACCAGCGGCGCGATGGAGTTCTTGATGGTCGACGCTCCGTGGCGTTGCTCCCATTCATCAATGGTGCGGTCGATGATCCCCGCGGTGATCTGGGTGACGGGCAGGTGCCCGAGCGCAGGCAACACCCGCAGTTTGAGCCCGTACCCGTAGGTCTCGCCTGTGGAAGTCGGGTCCAGGCCCCGCGCCCACCGGTCGCCTATAGAGGTGACGAACTCCAACAGCGTCATCGACACGTCCATGCCCTTGGTCGATGAGTTGCGGAGCTGGTCGAAGAAGGCGTGCGCCGCGGCCTCGTCGGGCACGATCTCCGACCGGATGACACGGCGCTTGGTGGTCGGGTCGGTCCACCGGGCTCGGGCGCGGATGCCGTAGGAACGACGCTCCATGTCCGTGGACAGCTTCACCCCGATCGGCGGCACCGGCTTAGGCGCAGCGGTCGGCTGGGGCTCAGCTCTCCGCGGCATGGTCGTGTTCGAGCTCGGCCAGCCAGCGATCCACCGCATCGAGCCGGTACCGGGCGATCCCGCCGAGGCGCAGGAACGGCGGTCCGGTCCCGGCCGAGCGCCACCGTGACAACGTCGACTCGGAGACCTTCAAGTACGCCGCGACCTCGCGGCTGTGCATCAGGGGTGACACCACGAGTGGTCCGTTGTCGCTCATGACACTTCTCCGGTGTCGGGGTCGAGGTCGCGGTAGAACGCTTCCTCGGCCTCACGGCGGGCGGCGACATCGGCCATGACGAACTCCACGAACTCGGCGTCGCGGTCGATGATCGGGATGTCCTCGATCGGTTCGGCGGGCTCTTCGCCGGGCCAGACGGTCTGCCTGGTCGGCCGGTCGTGGTCGAGCTTCGTGCCGGATGCGGCAACCCATTCGCGGAGCCGCTGGCGAGCGTCGGCGAAGTCGCGGTGCCATCCCAGCGGTGCGCTGCCGTTCTGCTCGGGGTCGTAGGCGCAGAGCCAGTGCAGGTGCAGCGCGGACAGTTCCCACAGCAGCTCGGGGTGGGTGTACCAGGCCGGCGGGATGACGGACGCGGGGAGCCCGTAGGTGTGCCTGAGCCAGTCCACCCAGCGGTTGAGTTCCAGCCACTCGACCTCGGCGTCGTCGGCGTTGAGCAGGTTCCAGTTGATCGGGTGCGGGGGCTCAGCGATCAGCGGGTCGTCGTAGCCCTCATCCGTCTCGTCCAGGTCCGGGTCGGGAACGTTGCTCGCGGTCGCGTCATCGGTGGCGTCGGACATGCTGTGCTCCTGTCTGCTCGCGCGAGCGGTCGTCGCGGCTCGCTGTGGCAGCGAGGTGAGCCGTGAGGCGACTGGCTCGTGCTCAGTCAGTGCGACGCAGCAGTGCTTCGATCTCGGCGCGGTCGGCGGTGAGCTGGGTGGCGTCGGGGCGCTTGGGCCACGGGTGCAGGTCGGTGACGATCGGTGGTGCCGAGCGCAGCAGCACGATCCCGGTCCCGAACGGGAGCCGGCGGATACGGTCAGGCGGGAAGATCGGCACCCGCCTGACGGATCGCTGGTTGGAGCGGGTGCCGTGATCGCCGAGGGTCACGGAGTCGGTGTACTCGTCGCGTTCCCCGACGAGCGCGGACAGGTCTTGCAGGTCACGGCTGTTGGATGCGCCGCCGAGGATCACCTTGACGATCGAGGCGTCCCAGATCGCGCCGGCCTGGTGCTCGTTCCACTTGTCCCTGGCTTGGGCGAGGCTTTGTAGGACGGGCATGGTCGTGATGCCCGACCCGCCCCCTTCCGCCATCAGCGTTGGAAGCGACGGCAGCGGGCTGAGGTTGGCTATCTCGTCCAGCGCCAGCAGCAGGGGCGGCTCGAGTCGGGCGCCGGGTGAGCGGGCGGCGAGGCGTCGTGCGGTCTCGATGAGGTCTTCCACGAGGGCGGCCACCAGCGCCGCGGATGCGCCGGCCCCGGACCCGGTAGCCAGCAGGAACAGGGTGCCTTTGTTCTGGATGAACTGCTCGGGGTCGAAGCCCTCGCCGGGGCCGGGTGAGACGGCATCAAGCACCCGCGGGTCGGCCAGCGAGCCGAGCGCCAGGGAGACGCCCTGCCAGATGGAGTCGCGGGTGCGCGGGTCGGAGTCGATCATCGCCTCTAACGATTCCGCCCACCCGGTCGCCGCCAGCGGGGAACTGGTCAGGATCGCCACGGCATCGGCCGCTGCGGTCGGGTCGAGCGTCCAACGGAACAGCTCGGCAGGCGGCCGGTTGTCGATCGCTGCTGCGTGCAGCAGCGATTGCAAAGCGGCCCGGGTCTTGCCCTCCCAGAACCCGCCACCATCGACTCCGCCGGCGGACAGTCCGGTGCCGGCGGCGAGCCCGGTGGCGCGGATCATCGCCGTTTGCGGCGACTCGCACCCACGGATCGGTGACCACCGCATCCCCGCAGGCAGACCCTCCGCCAAGTGTTGGGGGTCGAAGATCGCGACCGGCCCGATCCGACGCCGGGCGCGCATCGTCGCGGTCAGGTTGTCCGGGCGGGTGCTCGTGGCCACGACCGCGCCGGGAGCGTCGAGGATCGCGGGGATCACCAGGTGCAGGCCTTTGCCGCTTCGGGGCGGGCCGATGACCATGATCGAGTCCTCCACACTCGCCCACACGCCTGCGCCCTTGGAGACACCCAGCCGGTAGCCCACGTCCTGCGGACGGGGGTTGCTCAGTCCGGGCCGGAGGTTTCCTGCTCGGCGCAGCAGCGCCTTTTCAGACGCGGCAGTGTTGACCTCCGAGCGAGTAGCGACACCGGCCATCCGACGCGGGTCCTGCTCGATCCGGTGTGTGTGCCGGCGCAGCCGCGACCAGGCCCAGACCCCGCCGGTGACGAGGCTGGCGAGCAGCAGGCTCGCGACGATCCAGTAGACGACCGGGCTCAGGCCGGGCGCACCGAGGGCTGCCGCGGGGTCTCCGGGATCGAACAGCACCCCGATCCCCGAGGCAGGCCCGCCGGTCGGCTGGCTCGTGCCCGTGAGCCATGCCGCGACCGATCCGGCGCCACGGAGCATAAGAGCAATGCCGAACAGCACGACCAGCCCGATCATGGCCGCGTTGGTCAGCTCGTCTCCAAAGGAGCCGGTCTGCCGCCCCTGACCGTTCACGGCGCCACTCGCTGGACGACGACCGTGCCGGAGACGCGCCCCAGCAGCACCACCTCAACGACTCCGCCCGAGGCGTCCGCGCTGAGCTGTGCGGGGTCGATGAGGGCGCGAGCCGCGCCGGTCCCGGCGGCCTCGGTGTGCCCGGTGATGATGGCGACGGCCACATCCTCACCCGGCACGAAGCCGTCGCCCTCGACAGCGAGGAACGCGGGCCCCGATACCGGCTTCTCGGCCTCGGGCGTCGACTGGGTTGTCCGGCGGCGGCGGGGAGCGATGATGTCGGTGAAGCTCGTGCCGTCCGCCTCGCGGACCTCGACCCGCACCGCTGTCGTCCGGTCGTTGGTGGCGCGGTCGATGATCTGCCCGAACGAGGATCGCCGCCACGGCGGCGCGAACGGCTCCGGGGCCAGCGGCTTGCCGTCGATGGTGACGGCGACTGTGCCGTCCTCGCGCACGTCGAGCACGACGAGCGGAATGGACACCGGGACGGATTCGGGCTCGGGCTTCTTCATAGCGTCGAGGTGAGCCAACGCCGCCATGAGCGGATGCATGGTGCTCCTGAGCGTTCGCGCACACGTATGACCCTGTAGGTCGAACCTCTCACGCGTACGGAGGGATGTCGGACGTCTCTGGCAGGCTCTTCGTATGAGTGACGAAACTTGGGACGGCCGCCGGGCCGTCAGTGCGAACTCGGGTGATACGCGGTTCCGTGTGCGCGGCAACCGGATGGTCGACGCGAACACTGGGGAGACATCATTCCGTGTCCGCGACGACGGCAGAGTGGTGGATGCCAACTCCGGCGAGACACGGTTTCGCGTGCGCGATGATGGCCGTGTGGTCGATGTCAACACGGGTGAGACGGTCTACAGACTCAGAGGTTGAGTCATTTGGCACTGGATCGGCCACCGGTGCTCAGGGTTGCCGCGAAGGCCCCTTGGCCGCGTTTATAGTTCGTGCTTGGGCATCAATGTCCGGGCCAGTGAAGAGTCGGTGGAAAGCCTCGTCGAGCACTCTGGCCCCGTCCAGCACCTCCATAGCGGTTAGGTCCGAGTCCTCATGCGTGCCGACGTTTCCGAGCCATTTGACGGCGAAGAAGAGATCAGCCACCGCTGGACGGTCCGGGTCGGCATCCCGCCACTCTTCGATACGTTCGTGTGCGTTCCGAAACTGCCCAGTTGGTCGCGTCGCAGAGATACCTTCTGAGGTCAAGAACCGTTCCACCGTGGCACGCAGCGCTGTTGCGGCCAGACCAGGATCAGCGAAAAGCACGCGAGACGCGCGTAGCACACCCTCTCGCACTTCGTCGGGTGCCGACTTCGGGATCGGCATCATCAGCATCGGCGGATGCAAATGCGTCACGGTGTAGTACGAGGAATAGGCGATGCCTTGATACTCGAAATCCTCGCGATTCGACCTGCGGGAGTAGTCCACGCGGTAGTCACCCGTGCCGTGCACAGCCTGTCGGCACTCGGGATTCTCGCACTGACCGCGGACGACAAACGTGCCGGAAATCCACTCCGGCTCGAACGCAGGGTGGTCGCGCGCGGAAGCCGAGTCGTGTCCTTCATCCTCGGTGGGCGTCGAGAAGCCGATGTATCCGGTCTGGCACTTGGGGCAAGCAGGCCGCGGCCACGGCTGGCCGTCCTCAATCGGACGAGCGAGCTCGGAAAGTGCGGGGTCGACAGCCATGCCTCCAGCGTAGGCGGGACGCTATGCAGACAGGCGTAGAACAGGAATCGATCCCGCGCGACGGCTCTAGATGTGATGTCCAGGGACGTTGTTGAGTCGGTCGAAGGGTACGCCGCCAATCGCAGAGTGGTGTCGGTGGTGGTTGTAGAAGTGGAGCCAGCCGGGCAGCGCCAGGCGTCGTTCGGCCTCTGAACCGTAAAACCTGGCATAGGCCCAGCCGTCCCCGAGCGTGCGGTGGAATCGCTCGATCTTCCCGTTCGTCTGCGGCCGGTAGGGGCGTGTCCGCTTGTGTCGGATGCCGAGCCGAGCGCAGAAGTCCCTCCATGCGTGGGATCTGTATGCCGACCCGTTGTCGGATAGGACTCGCTCGACGGTCACGCCTCGTTCGGCGAACCAGGCCACGGCGCGTTCGAGAACTCCCACCGCTGTGCTCGCCTGCTCATCCGACCAGATTTCTGCGTATGCGACGCGGGAGTGGTCGTCGATGACTGTGTGAACGAACGCCGTCCCGGTGCGCGGCTTGTGATCTTTTCCTCGTGGTAATCCCGGAGTCGCGAGCTTGTTCCGTGCGCCTTGCTGCCGACCTACGTAACGATGTCCACCGCCGTCGGGGATGTTGCCGAACTTCGTGACATCGACATGAATCAACGATCCCGGATGAGGATGCTCATATCGCCGCAATGGCTCGCCAGTGACACGATCGATATGCGAGAGGCGGTTCACGCGGCAACGGACGAGGACCGCGTGAACAGTCGACGTCGAGAGACCAAGTCGCGCAGCGATCTGGGCTGGCCCCAGTCGAAGCCGCCAGCGCAGGTTGATGATCTTCTTCTTGACATGCTCGGGCGTCCTGCCTGGGATCCGGTGCGGCTTGCTGGAGCGATCCTGCATCCCAAACTCACCCTCTTCCCGGTAGCGGCCTGCCCATTTCCGGGCAGTGATCGGGGAGACCATGAACATCTTTGCGGCGATCGTGGCCGGATAGCCGTCTTCGACAATCAGCCGGGCTAACCGGAGACGGGCACGAGGAGTGAGAAGAGCGTTCGGATGGGTCATCAATTGGCCTCCGCCGCGGTCTTCGTAAGCGCGCGTCTGGTGAGAAGCATGATGACGAGAGCGATCGCTGTCAGCACCGAAGCGACCCAAACCGGCGCGAGCAGCCCCAGCCCGGTCGCGAGCCCGAGCGCACCAAGCACGGGCCCCGCTGCAGCTCCGATATTCAATGCTGCGGTTGCGTACGAACCGCCCATCGTTGGCGCACCCGATGCTGCATACAGCACACGCGTGATCAGAGTACTGCCGACGCCGAACGACAGGAATCCCTGAACGAGGACGAGGACGATAAGCGCGACGGGATGAGATGCGACCACTGCCAACACGATCCAGCCTGTCAGCAATAGCGGTCCGCCGACTGCGAGCACGAGGCCAGGTCGTTGATCTGATAGTCGTCCTGCGATCGTGACGCCAAGGAACGATCCGATGCCGAACATCACCAGCGCGACGGACACCCACGCTTCGGCCAAGCCCGCGGTCTCGGTCACGATGGGTGCCAGGAAGGTGAATGCCGCAAAGGTCCCTCCGTTGATCAGCGCTCCGAGTACCATGGCCAGGATGAGCCGCGGCGTCGCCAACTGGCTGAGCTCGACACGGAGCCTTGGTGAGGTCGCGCTAGTCTCGCTCCGACCAACATTGTTCGTGACGCCACGAATGACTCCAACGGCCGCGGGAATACAGAGGATGGCGATCGCCCAGAACGTCGTTCGCCAGCCCAGCGCTGTGCCGAGCAGTGCCCCGGCGGGGACGCCCACGACGGTTGCGATCGTCGTGCCGGAGAGCAGGATCGACAGTGCACGCCCCTTCTGGTTCGCTGGCACGAGGGTAGTGGCCGTGCTCAGTGCTACGGCGAGGAATCCTGCGTTTGCGAGAGCGCTGAGCACCCGGGTGATGAGCAGGAGAGAGAACACTGGTGTCATCGCTCCGATGACGTGGCTTCCCGCGAACACGAGAAGGCAAACGATCAATGTGAGCCGCGGTGGCCAACGGCGAGCGAATGCCGCCATCACTGGCGCGCCGACGACCATACCGACTGCGAATGCGGAGGTCAGCAGGCCCGCAGTGCCGACCGAGACGTCAAGTTCGGTCGCGATCGCGGGGAGCAATCCCGCGAGCATGAATTCTGAAGTGCCCATGACGAAGACCGCCAGGGCAAGCATGTAGAGGGCAAAAGGCATCGAGTACTCCGAGGTGTGAGATCAAGAAATGGTTCTTCTTGTCACCACGGCCAGCGCCCCGGGTACGCCAGACATACGCCCACACAGATCGTGGGCGTCGTAACTAGTGGTTCAAGGGGCTGGCGGTGTGACCGACAACCCCTGACCTGTCTGATTCGGGACTCGACATGCCCCAAACTCTAACATGCCTTCAATGGCGAGCGGTCTGGACAGATACTTCTTGAATCGGCACGGTGTCATTACGGGCGGGGGCCAGAACAACGTCCCTGGACATCACATCTAGACAACGTTGCCGGTCATGCGCGCTGTGGTGTCGAAGGCGGCCAGCTCAGCAGGGTGGAGCTGGTGCTGAACCACGAAGGAGCGGTCCTTGATGCGCCAGAGTCCCTGCCCGGTGCCGAGTCCGGGCAAGAGGCGCTGTTCGGTGCCGGTGAGGCCGAGCGCGGCCGCAGTGGGACCGAGCTGATCGGTCTCCTGCCGGTACACGATCCGGGTCTCGGCGTTCGCCAGGAGACTGTTCGCCAGTGCCCGGTTTGCTGAGCCCAGGTCGCCGACGTTCTCCAAATCGGTGAGCTTGTGGAACACCAGAAGATTCGCCAGCCCGTAGTGCCTGGCGAGCCGCCAGTGCGCGTCCATCCGGCGCAGCAGCGCCGGGTGGGACATGAGCCTCCACGCTTCGTCGTAGATCACCCAGCGGCGGCCGCCGTTGGGGTCGAGCAGCGCGGCTTCCATCCACGCCGATGAGCAGGTCATCAGAACCGAAATCAGGGTGCTGTTCTCGGTGACCCGCGACAGGTCGAGGCTCACCATCGGGAGAGACGGATCGAACTTCACCGTCGATGGGCCATCGAACAGTCCGCTGAGGTCACCAAGGACGAGGCGGCGCAGAGCGTGCCCGACGAGGCGGCCGTCTTCGGTGAGCCGTCCGTCCGGGTCGTCAGCCGGGTCGGGACGCAGCAGCCGGTCGACCACCATCGGGAGGATCGGCACCTCGGCATCGCGCACCGCTCCCGCGAGTGCGGTGTCGATCGCGGTATGTTCGAGAGGCGCCAGCGGTCGATCCAGCACGGTCTCGGTGAGCGCGCCGAGCAGATCACGGCGCCGCGCGGCGAGGGTCGTAGCCCACTCCTGATCCGAGAGGCCGCCGGGCCGGTAGCCCTCATCCAAGGGGTTGAGACGGTTGCCCATCCCGTGCCCGAGGATGATCGCCTTCCCGCCCACGGCCTCCGCGACGCCGCTGTGCTCACCTTTCGGATCGCCGGGCACATAGACGCGGTACCCGAAGGGCAAGGACCGGGTATAGAGGCTCTTGGCGAGCGAGGACTTCCCGGAGCCCACGATGCCCGCCAGGATCAGGTTCGGAGCGGTGATGATGCCCCGCTGGTAGAGCACCCACGGGTCGTAGACGAACGATGAGCCTGAGTAGAGGTCTTGGCCGATGAACATGCCGGCTGACCCCAGCCCGGCCTCGGCGAGAAACGGGTACTGCCCGGCGAGCACGGCGCTGGTGTCCTGATGCCGGGGCAGCCGGAACCGGCCGGGCGAGCGGAGCGTTGCCGGACCGGGCTCACCTGCCGATGGCAGGTAGACGGTGGCGCGACGCTCGGCGCGCTCGGCCTCAGCCTTCGCACGCGACGTTTCCTTCTCCACTTGGCGTTGCTCGGCTATCAGGCGTGCGGCGGCCTCCTTCCGGGCCTTGCGTAGCCGGCGTCGCTCCGAGGCGGGAGCGACGAGGACGGCGGTGTGCAGCTTCTCGTCCCGGCTCACAGCGAGAGCCCTCGGGACTGCTTGACCGAGGCGACGCCGGGATGCTCGAACCAGCCGCCCTCACGCACGGCGCCGCGCCGTGCGGTCGTCTCGCGCGCGGGAGCCGAGCGCCGCGCCGAGACGTGCGCCTGGTCGGGCGGGTCGAGGGCGTCTTCAGCCGGGATCAGGTGCCGCCGGTAGAGGGCGACGTGCCCGGCCTGCGGGTTGTAGGTCATCGCGTAGTCGCCGGTCTCGGCCTGTCGATCACCCGTGTAGACGGGTGCGGAGTCGTGGACATCGCCGCCCTCCATCGCCGCGTCGGTGGTCTCGACGCCGTAGTCCCACTGAGACAGATGCTCGATGCCCGCCTCGGCGCCTTTGGCGTCGATGAGGTCGAGTACCTTGTGGGCTTCCTCGCCTTGGAGGAACACGATGCCGACCCATCGCTCCACGAGGCGATCCTGCGGGTTCCACACGATGCGGCCCGAGTGCGTCATCGCGGCATTGAGGCGGTCGTGGGCTTGGTCGATGAGCGTGCCGGCCTGGTGCAGTTCGTCGGCCGCGGCCACCGCCTCGACCGAGCCGCCGCCGTACTCGCGCGACTCATCGGTGACCTGGTGCTGATGGTTCAGGTGGACGGTGGCGAGCTGGTCGAGCACCTGCCTGAGCGAGCGGACGCCGCCGAGCAGGTCACCGATCACTGCGTAGGTCTCGGACGGGTCCTCGAAGGTGCGGCTGGCGTGCGCGAGCCCGCGCAACGCCTCATAGGCTTCGCCGGCATCGGCAGCAGGGTTCGTGAACGTCGGCATGACGGCCTCCATGACTTTGGTACCTGGCAGGTGCGCGCCGCCGGTCCGATGTCAGTTCCCCTCCGTAGGCTGGTATCTATGCCCTATGTCGCCACCGTGTTGCGCGTGATGATCGCCTCGCCCTCAGACGTGCCTGAGGCTCGCGACGCCGTCGAGAAGGCGGTGCATGGCTGGAACGACGCGAACGCGAGGAACAAGAGCGTGATCCTGCAGCCGTGGAGGTGGGAGACTTCGGCAGTCCCCGTCATGGGCGCTCATCCGCAGAAGCTCATCAACGCGCAAGGGGTCGATGATTCTGACATCGTGTTCGCGCTGTTCGGTGGACGACTCGGTTCACCAACGCCTGATGCCATTTCGGGAACGGCCGAGGAAGTGGACCGGGCGCTGGAGCTGGGCAAGCCGGTCCATCTGTACTTCTCGACCGCCCCGCTGCCGAACGACATCGATACCGCGCAGCTCGACGCCCTCCGTGCCTTCAAGAAGGACATGCAAGATCGCGGACTGCTCGGCGAGTTCAGCAACCCCGAGCAGCTTAATCACGAGGTCTGGAAGGCGATCGAGCACGACATCGTCACCCTGAAAATCGACTCGACCCCTGCCGCACCGTCGCAGCCCGGCGGAGTGGACTTCCTGGTGCAGCCGCATCAAGAGCGCGAGGTCTCGGGAGTGAATTCGAAGGGTGCTCCGCGCTACACGACAAAGCACTGGCTCGACATCACCAACACCGGCGACCGCGATGCGGAAGGCGTCGTGTTCGAGAGCGTCGGCGAAGACAGCGCCATGTTCGTCGCAGGGCCGGACGGAGCGACAACCATTCACCGAGGCCAGACCCGACGCCTACCCGTGATGTTCACCTTCGGAGGCTCTGGCGATCCCGTACTTCGTATCCAATGGGTTGAGGACAATGAGAACAAGCATCGAGACTTCCACGTTGGGTAAGTGCTCGTAGCTACACAATCCGGCACAGCGGCAGCGCCGCCGCCGTGAACGCCGCGGCCTGCTGACCGACGAGCCTTCGGGTCTCGCAGGACGCCTGAATCGCGGACTGCTCGATCGCCGCGGTTGCCGCTTCCAGTTCGTCGAGCGTCGGCGCGGAGACGCTGACCAGGCCCGACACTCGGAGCACCCCGTGGCCGGCGGTCAGGTCGGCTTCTTGTTGGAGCACGTCTTGGTACTCGGCAGTCTGCGTGGCGTCCTCGATCTGCCCCATCCGGGCACGTTGGGCAGCATCCGAGATGTGTTCGACCTTCTTCTTACGGATGTCGCGTGCGGCCTGGTCGGAGCGCATCGGGGTGTAGATCAGCGCCACCGAGCGTTGGATGCCGGTGGACAGCAGCACCGGGGCCAGGAACCCCGGAT
Coding sequences:
- the cmx gene encoding chloramphenicol efflux MFS transporter Cmx, producing the protein MPFALYMLALAVFVMGTSEFMLAGLLPAIATELDVSVGTAGLLTSAFAVGMVVGAPVMAAFARRWPPRLTLIVCLLVFAGSHVIGAMTPVFSLLLITRVLSALANAGFLAVALSTATTLVPANQKGRALSILLSGTTIATVVGVPAGALLGTALGWRTTFWAIAILCIPAAVGVIRGVTNNVGRSETSATSPRLRVELSQLATPRLILAMVLGALINGGTFAAFTFLAPIVTETAGLAEAWVSVALVMFGIGSFLGVTIAGRLSDQRPGLVLAVGGPLLLTGWIVLAVVASHPVALIVLVLVQGFLSFGVGSTLITRVLYAASGAPTMGGSYATAALNIGAAAGPVLGALGLATGLGLLAPVWVASVLTAIALVIMLLTRRALTKTAAEAN
- a CDS encoding ATP-binding protein, whose product is MSRDEKLHTAVLVAPASERRRLRKARKEAAARLIAEQRQVEKETSRAKAEAERAERRATVYLPSAGEPGPATLRSPGRFRLPRHQDTSAVLAGQYPFLAEAGLGSAGMFIGQDLYSGSSFVYDPWVLYQRGIITAPNLILAGIVGSGKSSLAKSLYTRSLPFGYRVYVPGDPKGEHSGVAEAVGGKAIILGHGMGNRLNPLDEGYRPGGLSDQEWATTLAARRRDLLGALTETVLDRPLAPLEHTAIDTALAGAVRDAEVPILPMVVDRLLRPDPADDPDGRLTEDGRLVGHALRRLVLGDLSGLFDGPSTVKFDPSLPMVSLDLSRVTENSTLISVLMTCSSAWMEAALLDPNGGRRWVIYDEAWRLMSHPALLRRMDAHWRLARHYGLANLLVFHKLTDLENVGDLGSANRALANSLLANAETRIVYRQETDQLGPTAAALGLTGTEQRLLPGLGTGQGLWRIKDRSFVVQHQLHPAELAAFDTTARMTGNVV
- a CDS encoding DUF4062 domain-containing protein, whose translation is MPYVATVLRVMIASPSDVPEARDAVEKAVHGWNDANARNKSVILQPWRWETSAVPVMGAHPQKLINAQGVDDSDIVFALFGGRLGSPTPDAISGTAEEVDRALELGKPVHLYFSTAPLPNDIDTAQLDALRAFKKDMQDRGLLGEFSNPEQLNHEVWKAIEHDIVTLKIDSTPAAPSQPGGVDFLVQPHQEREVSGVNSKGAPRYTTKHWLDITNTGDRDAEGVVFESVGEDSAMFVAGPDGATTIHRGQTRRLPVMFTFGGSGDPVLRIQWVEDNENKHRDFHVG